Proteins from one Sulfurovum sp. TSL1 genomic window:
- a CDS encoding YifB family Mg chelatase-like AAA ATPase, which yields MNAKTNSGTPPQKQQIQSKQKPKKESIVNRLTCATLEGVNAQVIEVEATFTKGLPGFTVVGLASSDIQEAKERTKSALLTNDFVFPPLKITINLSPSDLKKSGTHLDLAMALLIAMHKTAVEEEGLFVFGELGLDGKVKTSSMLFPLVLSLKEQGLVKRAIVPKESIPYLSHISGVDFIAVDSLNEAIEILKHKNFKANVQAFSYKSENFILKERSYYYEKKYESDFSDVKGQSIAKRASLIAAAGMHNFLMEGNPGCGKSMIAKRLKDILPPLFEEEILSIAKHQFLDGVTPSFSALRPIRSPHHTATSASIFGGGSSVAKIGEVALAHKGILFFDELPHFSKAVLEALREPLQDRKVHIARVNAKIEYEADIMFVAAQNPCPCGNLLSKSKTCRCSELEIKRYQNKLSDPFLDRIDLFVVMQEVSSDDKGDISSAHMHQEVLKAFKMQKIRGQERLNGKLREEEIEAYCTVHSEALGILEGAIQRFALSHRSIASIKKVGRTIADLNGHERIERSDMLEALSYRRRR from the coding sequence ATGAATGCAAAAACCAATAGTGGTACTCCACCCCAAAAACAACAGATTCAAAGTAAACAAAAACCTAAAAAAGAGTCTATAGTGAACAGGTTGACCTGTGCGACACTTGAAGGTGTGAATGCACAGGTCATAGAAGTGGAAGCGACATTTACTAAGGGACTTCCTGGATTTACGGTGGTAGGTTTGGCCAGCAGTGATATTCAAGAAGCCAAAGAGAGAACAAAGTCTGCACTGCTTACCAATGATTTTGTTTTCCCTCCGCTGAAAATTACGATCAATTTGAGTCCTTCGGATCTAAAGAAATCAGGTACACACTTGGATCTGGCCATGGCATTGCTTATTGCTATGCATAAAACGGCAGTAGAGGAGGAGGGACTTTTTGTCTTTGGTGAACTCGGATTGGATGGAAAGGTGAAAACAAGTTCCATGCTTTTTCCGCTGGTCTTGTCCCTGAAAGAACAGGGCTTGGTCAAGCGGGCTATTGTCCCTAAAGAGTCTATTCCCTACTTGAGTCATATCTCCGGAGTAGATTTTATCGCTGTGGATTCATTGAACGAGGCGATTGAGATATTGAAGCACAAAAATTTCAAAGCCAATGTACAGGCATTTTCCTACAAATCTGAAAACTTTATACTGAAAGAGAGATCGTATTATTACGAAAAAAAGTATGAGAGTGATTTTAGTGATGTCAAAGGACAATCCATAGCCAAGAGAGCTTCGCTCATTGCGGCAGCCGGAATGCATAACTTTTTGATGGAAGGGAATCCGGGATGCGGAAAGAGCATGATAGCCAAACGTCTCAAAGATATCCTGCCTCCGCTCTTTGAAGAGGAGATACTCTCCATTGCCAAACATCAGTTTTTAGACGGTGTGACACCAAGCTTTTCAGCCCTGCGCCCTATACGGTCTCCTCACCACACTGCCACTTCTGCATCTATTTTCGGGGGAGGCTCATCTGTAGCCAAGATAGGAGAGGTAGCTCTTGCACATAAAGGGATACTCTTCTTTGATGAACTTCCCCATTTTTCCAAAGCAGTCCTTGAAGCCCTTAGAGAGCCTTTGCAGGACAGAAAAGTACATATAGCAAGGGTCAATGCCAAGATAGAATATGAAGCCGATATCATGTTCGTGGCAGCGCAAAATCCTTGTCCATGCGGGAATCTGCTCTCTAAGAGTAAAACCTGCAGGTGTTCAGAACTGGAGATCAAACGCTATCAAAACAAACTTTCCGATCCGTTTTTGGACAGGATAGATCTTTTTGTTGTGATGCAGGAAGTCAGCAGCGACGATAAAGGAGACATCAGTTCGGCCCATATGCACCAGGAGGTGCTTAAAGCATTTAAGATGCAAAAAATACGTGGACAGGAACGCCTCAATGGCAAATTGCGTGAAGAGGAGATCGAAGCGTACTGCACTGTGCATAGTGAGGCTTTAGGGATATTAGAGGGTGCCATACAGCGTTTTGCACTCTCCCACCGCTCTATTGCCTCGATCAAAAAAGTAGGGCGTACCATCGCTGATCTGAATGGACATGAGAGGATAGAGAGATCTGATATGCTTGAGGCGCTCAGTTATAGAAGAAGGAGATAG
- a CDS encoding YeiH family protein, with protein MPFSPQNRKGTMSGIIFVAIFAAAATFISDFPAVQALGISPLVIGIVIGIFYANTLHNQTPEAWQGGITFSGKKILRFAIVFYGFRLTFQEIIDVGLAGFLVSLIMLASTFVLGTWLGHKIFGMEKDTSMLTASGASVCGAAAVLATEPVLKSEEYKAAIAVSMVVLFGTISMFLYPVLYTAIIEPAAGFLHMTAKEFGIYVGGTIHEVAQVVAVPASVPGAPKEMADAAVIVKMTRVIMIAPMLIILGIYLSYSAKQEGGAGEKVKLVIPWFAVYFIGVAGFNSLHLVPTDIVSIINEIDTFLLTMAMTALGMGTRFAKFKGLGLAPVYTASAMFAWLVIGGFIITKAVCSVF; from the coding sequence ATGCCATTTTCTCCACAAAATCGTAAGGGTACGATGAGCGGTATTATATTTGTTGCTATCTTTGCAGCAGCTGCAACATTTATCTCAGATTTTCCTGCTGTCCAAGCATTGGGTATCTCACCGCTTGTTATCGGTATCGTTATAGGTATTTTTTATGCCAATACTCTACATAACCAGACGCCGGAAGCATGGCAGGGGGGGATCACTTTTTCAGGGAAAAAGATCCTTCGTTTTGCGATCGTATTCTATGGTTTCCGACTGACGTTCCAAGAGATCATCGATGTAGGATTGGCAGGATTTCTCGTTTCACTTATCATGCTGGCTTCTACCTTTGTCCTGGGTACATGGCTAGGACACAAGATCTTCGGTATGGAGAAAGATACCTCTATGCTCACTGCTTCAGGAGCATCGGTATGTGGTGCAGCAGCTGTACTTGCTACTGAGCCTGTACTCAAATCTGAAGAGTACAAAGCAGCCATCGCGGTATCGATGGTTGTTCTTTTTGGTACGATCTCAATGTTCCTCTACCCTGTACTCTACACAGCGATCATTGAACCTGCTGCCGGATTCCTTCATATGACAGCAAAAGAGTTTGGTATCTATGTAGGCGGTACGATCCACGAAGTGGCCCAGGTGGTTGCCGTGCCTGCTTCCGTACCTGGTGCACCCAAGGAGATGGCGGATGCTGCTGTGATTGTTAAGATGACCAGGGTCATTATGATCGCTCCGATGCTGATCATTCTTGGTATCTACCTAAGCTATAGTGCCAAACAAGAGGGTGGTGCTGGTGAAAAAGTGAAACTTGTGATTCCTTGGTTTGCGGTTTACTTTATCGGTGTGGCAGGCTTTAACTCACTTCACCTTGTACCTACAGATATCGTAAGTATTATCAATGAGATCGATACTTTCCTACTGACGATGGCGATGACCGCGCTTGGTATGGGAACACGTTTTGCGAAGTTCAAAGGACTTGGACTCGCACCTGTCTATACGGCTTCAGCTATGTTCGCATGGCTGGTTATCGGTGGATTTATCATTACTAAAGCAGTTTGTTCGGTATTTTAA
- a CDS encoding LysR family transcriptional regulator, whose translation MKLTLRQMEIFLNVVVSGHLTNVAKDMKLSQSAISMSIKELENILGRPVFDRINKKLVLNEVGRAFYKEIDPIFKKLSDIEYEFKNSENKGMIRVGASTTIVDYLMPAIICSYMSSYPDVKITLKEGNTKEIADMIKEGTIDIGFVEGLVPGSEIVKEKIGVDELVVVTANKELCKPCTIDELEQKRWVLREEGSGTREVFLGYIKEKVDNLNIFLELGHTESIKSILMNGECLTCISKISVKNELEEGKLCKIPVENFECKRDFLMIYHKDKYHSSLFEKFVFFSRKLMMQMIEGQKA comes from the coding sequence ATGAAATTAACACTTAGACAAATGGAGATCTTCCTCAATGTTGTGGTCTCTGGACATCTGACGAATGTGGCTAAAGATATGAAGCTCAGTCAATCAGCGATCTCCATGTCCATTAAAGAATTAGAAAATATTTTGGGCCGTCCTGTGTTTGACCGGATCAATAAAAAACTGGTGCTGAATGAAGTGGGACGTGCCTTTTATAAAGAGATTGACCCTATTTTTAAAAAGCTTTCAGACATTGAGTATGAATTTAAGAATTCAGAGAACAAGGGGATGATCAGGGTAGGAGCAAGTACCACGATCGTAGACTATTTGATGCCTGCCATTATCTGCAGTTATATGAGTTCTTATCCCGATGTGAAGATCACGCTCAAAGAGGGGAATACCAAAGAGATCGCAGATATGATCAAAGAGGGGACGATCGATATAGGTTTTGTTGAAGGGCTTGTTCCGGGTTCAGAGATCGTCAAAGAGAAAATAGGGGTGGATGAACTGGTGGTTGTCACAGCAAATAAGGAGCTTTGTAAACCATGTACGATAGATGAACTGGAACAAAAAAGATGGGTCCTTAGAGAAGAGGGATCAGGTACAAGAGAGGTCTTCCTGGGGTATATTAAAGAGAAAGTGGACAATTTAAATATTTTCCTTGAACTTGGACATACGGAGTCTATTAAAAGTATTCTGATGAACGGCGAATGTCTGACCTGTATCTCTAAGATCTCGGTGAAAAATGAACTCGAGGAAGGGAAACTGTGTAAAATTCCTGTAGAAAACTTTGAGTGCAAAAGAGATTTCCTGATGATCTATCATAAGGACAAGTATCACAGTTCACTGTTTGAAAAGTTTGTCTTCTTCTCCCGAAAACTGATGATGCAGATGATAGAGGGGCAAAAAGCCTAG
- the mobA gene encoding molybdenum cofactor guanylyltransferase MobA, translating to MTKTTYAVIFAGGKSSRMGEDKALLPFATYPTLAEFQQSKLSSLFDEVYISAKENKFDFDCRVIQDSYTESSPLVGLISVFETLKAEEVFILSVDAPFVNKETIEKLLAQEESGCDAIVAQSPSGVQPLCGLYKRSILPLAYMQLEKENHRLGDLLHLAHTLFVAFDEDAPFTNLNHPEEYQQALKRFENR from the coding sequence ATGACAAAAACGACCTATGCCGTTATCTTTGCCGGAGGGAAAAGTTCCCGTATGGGTGAGGACAAGGCTCTACTGCCTTTTGCCACCTACCCTACGCTGGCTGAATTTCAACAGTCTAAACTCAGTAGCCTGTTCGACGAAGTCTATATCTCGGCGAAAGAGAATAAATTCGATTTTGACTGCAGGGTGATCCAGGACAGCTATACGGAAAGCTCTCCGCTTGTAGGACTGATCTCCGTGTTTGAAACGTTAAAAGCAGAAGAGGTTTTTATTTTAAGTGTGGATGCACCCTTTGTCAACAAAGAGACCATAGAGAAACTTTTGGCACAGGAAGAAAGCGGATGCGATGCGATCGTTGCACAAAGTCCCAGTGGTGTACAACCTCTTTGTGGACTCTATAAAAGGTCTATCCTACCTTTGGCCTATATGCAACTGGAAAAAGAGAACCATAGATTGGGTGATCTGCTGCACCTTGCCCATACCCTCTTTGTAGCATTTGATGAAGATGCACCGTTTACAAACCTGAACCATCCCGAAGAGTATCAACAAGCCCTTAAGCGTTTTGAAAACCGTTGA
- a CDS encoding MFS transporter — protein MKPLNTFFSPLLGAYYFFYFALVGIYVIFLPKVLLDLGYTPMEVGIIFSAAPFMRFLLPFVFRHFLSLSPKVYQFSLFFTFVGTLLFLATVQNFWVYLAANLLFGAAMGISLPYVETIALASLSRDIYGKVRLWGSLGFMGIALWLGKVLDSPYEALYYLSAVAFLTLLFGAMLTRYDTVSHSTPQEDASFSLTQYWAFWVSIFLMQVGFGGFYNFFTIYETAHGVSLEMTSWMWSFGVICEIFMYYFQGPLLQRNLLRILQFATLVTAFRWMILYLFPDSILLTFASQSLHAIGFALYHTAAITYVFSLYTQKKLAQQFFLGIAFGLGGSVGAVLSGQVYGTYLFLVESLITFMAFAVLLIHQKRKESVSV, from the coding sequence ATGAAACCGCTCAATACATTTTTTTCACCGCTTTTAGGGGCTTACTACTTTTTTTACTTTGCCCTTGTCGGTATCTATGTCATCTTCCTGCCAAAAGTGTTGCTGGACCTGGGATATACCCCTATGGAAGTAGGTATCATTTTTTCAGCTGCCCCTTTCATGCGCTTTTTGCTCCCTTTTGTGTTTCGGCATTTCCTCTCCCTGAGTCCCAAGGTCTATCAATTTTCCTTGTTCTTTACCTTTGTGGGTACCCTGCTTTTTTTGGCCACCGTACAGAATTTTTGGGTCTATCTTGCAGCGAACCTTCTTTTTGGCGCTGCGATGGGGATCTCTCTTCCTTATGTTGAGACCATTGCTCTGGCTTCTCTGTCAAGAGACATTTACGGTAAAGTACGCTTATGGGGCTCTCTTGGGTTTATGGGGATTGCTTTGTGGCTGGGGAAAGTACTTGATTCACCTTATGAAGCACTCTATTACTTAAGTGCCGTAGCATTTTTAACCCTTCTTTTTGGTGCTATGCTCACTAGATATGATACGGTCTCCCACTCTACCCCGCAGGAAGATGCCTCATTTTCACTTACACAGTATTGGGCATTTTGGGTTTCTATCTTTTTAATGCAAGTGGGGTTTGGCGGTTTCTATAACTTTTTTACCATCTACGAGACCGCGCATGGTGTCTCACTTGAAATGACAAGTTGGATGTGGAGTTTCGGCGTGATCTGTGAAATTTTTATGTACTATTTTCAGGGCCCTCTTCTGCAAAGGAACCTGCTTCGTATCCTGCAGTTCGCTACACTGGTCACGGCATTCAGATGGATGATACTCTATCTTTTTCCGGACTCGATCCTCTTGACCTTTGCCTCGCAATCCCTGCATGCCATCGGTTTTGCACTCTACCATACCGCAGCCATCACCTATGTCTTTTCACTCTACACCCAGAAAAAACTTGCACAACAGTTTTTTCTGGGTATCGCATTCGGACTAGGGGGTTCAGTCGGGGCTGTACTCTCCGGTCAGGTCTACGGAACATATCTTTTCTTGGTCGAGTCTCTCATCACCTTTATGGCGTTTGCCGTCTTGCTGATCCATCAAAAACGTAAAGAGAGTGTCAGCGTATGA
- a CDS encoding RDD family protein, producing MAKQRFREIKQGKLQAQTPKVKSSSNQNGYASAGLKVKAFLTDAFMLLMPIMYIVFYLVMDGREDFAEHKTVGWIYILVPLVVLQTLFMYKTGQTPGYRAYNMTLIDEHTKKKPSFFIILFRNLAAILSLFTFLGWALMFFRKDNKTLHDLLSATAVVNKK from the coding sequence ATGGCTAAACAGCGTTTTAGAGAGATCAAACAGGGGAAGCTCCAAGCACAGACACCCAAAGTGAAATCTTCATCAAACCAGAATGGATACGCATCCGCAGGGTTGAAAGTCAAAGCTTTTTTGACCGATGCTTTTATGCTGCTGATGCCTATTATGTATATTGTCTTTTATCTTGTAATGGATGGCAGGGAGGATTTTGCTGAACATAAAACAGTGGGCTGGATCTATATACTCGTCCCTCTGGTCGTCCTGCAGACACTTTTTATGTATAAGACGGGACAGACACCCGGGTATCGTGCCTATAATATGACGCTCATTGATGAACATACCAAAAAGAAACCCTCGTTTTTTATCATCCTCTTTAGAAATCTGGCTGCAATCCTTTCTCTGTTCACCTTTTTGGGTTGGGCACTGATGTTTTTTAGGAAAGACAATAAGACACTGCATGACCTCTTGTCTGCAACGGCTGTTGTCAACAAAAAATGA
- a CDS encoding TIGR04219 family outer membrane beta-barrel protein: MVNIKKIIPFILLITLSRLHADTAGGEISLGFFNHQPNGNASYKGNAADIEETLGFSEAQDTFLKAYWEHPLPLIPNIKLGYTTLSHEGSSSVNDFTWGDHTYNSTIESSLSLDMTDITLYYELLDNWAETDAGLTLRYISGNMGVRSNVSSDVADFSTWIPMLYGKVRFTLPVTDLSFQLEANAISYWDITAYDYELSARYTLAMGLGLEAGYKASHLESDELVSGFDANVDFSGPYAAVIWDF; encoded by the coding sequence ATGGTGAATATAAAAAAAATCATACCCTTCATACTACTGATCACACTCAGCAGGCTTCATGCCGATACGGCAGGGGGAGAGATCTCTCTTGGGTTTTTCAACCATCAGCCAAACGGCAACGCCTCTTATAAAGGAAATGCTGCAGACATTGAAGAGACTCTGGGCTTCAGCGAAGCACAAGATACCTTTTTAAAAGCCTATTGGGAACATCCTTTGCCTCTCATCCCCAATATCAAATTGGGATATACCACACTTTCACATGAGGGAAGCAGCAGTGTCAATGACTTCACATGGGGAGATCATACCTATAACAGTACGATAGAGAGCAGCCTGTCACTTGACATGACCGATATCACACTCTATTATGAATTGCTTGATAATTGGGCCGAAACGGATGCCGGGCTTACCCTCAGATATATCTCCGGGAATATGGGTGTGCGCAGCAATGTAAGCAGTGATGTTGCAGACTTTTCAACCTGGATACCGATGCTCTACGGTAAAGTACGTTTTACTCTGCCTGTCACGGATCTCTCTTTTCAGCTTGAAGCCAATGCCATCAGCTACTGGGATATCACCGCGTATGATTATGAACTCTCTGCCCGTTATACCCTGGCTATGGGACTGGGTCTGGAAGCCGGGTATAAAGCATCTCATCTGGAGAGTGATGAATTGGTCAGTGGGTTTGATGCGAACGTGGACTTCTCTGGTCCCTATGCCGCTGTGATTTGGGATTTTTAA
- a CDS encoding type II secretion system F family protein, whose translation MLFKYKGFDKTGKKVKGTVTASSEEEAGQKLRTQHIYYEGLTPTKEFSLEAFAKRQMPGELLSTFSKELSSYLKSGMTILTAVKLLENQHEGEKKYVSFLNSVKTMIDEGKSLYHALNTQKVYALPEFFLQSLNVAGQGGKMVEVLTNMGNFFSAQNKVKKQVKGAMVYPAIIFIVAIGMTSFLIAFVVPKITGIFEDTGQELPPITQFVLGLSDFLTAHYIAIIVVSLSVILIFKIAYAKIETFHRIIDAMLLKIPVLGPLIQNHELGRFSYILSLMLSSGVAYAQAVQLAKATFANHGLRDLFEKASVKVLEGNKLSNALQMSKGIKLKRNFMQSLALGEESSEVAQILDNTSALYAEENEDKLKLLLSLLEPFMMLFIGVVVGVIVSAMLLPIFTMTQGLQ comes from the coding sequence ATGCTTTTTAAGTACAAAGGTTTTGACAAAACAGGGAAAAAGGTCAAAGGTACTGTTACGGCAAGTTCTGAGGAAGAAGCAGGACAAAAACTGCGTACACAACATATCTATTATGAAGGGCTTACACCGACCAAAGAGTTTTCGCTTGAAGCCTTTGCCAAACGTCAAATGCCAGGAGAACTGCTGAGTACGTTTTCCAAGGAACTCTCCTCTTATCTCAAATCAGGCATGACCATACTGACTGCCGTCAAGCTTCTTGAGAACCAGCATGAAGGCGAAAAGAAATACGTCTCTTTTCTGAATTCCGTGAAAACCATGATCGATGAAGGGAAGTCTCTTTACCATGCGCTCAATACCCAAAAGGTCTATGCACTGCCCGAGTTCTTTCTTCAAAGTCTCAATGTTGCAGGCCAAGGGGGGAAAATGGTCGAGGTCCTAACCAACATGGGCAATTTTTTCTCTGCGCAGAACAAGGTCAAAAAACAGGTCAAAGGCGCGATGGTATATCCTGCCATCATTTTTATCGTTGCCATAGGAATGACCTCTTTTCTCATCGCTTTTGTGGTACCGAAGATCACAGGTATTTTTGAAGACACCGGTCAGGAACTTCCTCCGATCACGCAATTTGTGCTTGGGCTGAGTGATTTTTTGACCGCTCACTATATTGCTATCATCGTGGTGAGCCTCTCTGTGATCCTCATATTTAAAATTGCGTATGCCAAAATAGAGACCTTTCACCGTATCATTGATGCAATGCTGCTGAAGATACCTGTTCTGGGACCGCTGATCCAAAACCATGAACTGGGGAGGTTTTCGTACATTCTCTCACTCATGCTCAGCTCAGGTGTAGCCTATGCCCAAGCCGTACAGCTTGCCAAGGCGACCTTTGCAAATCATGGCTTGCGTGACCTGTTTGAAAAAGCATCCGTGAAAGTGCTTGAAGGGAATAAACTCTCCAATGCCCTTCAAATGTCAAAAGGCATCAAACTCAAACGCAATTTTATGCAATCTTTGGCCCTGGGAGAAGAGTCCAGTGAAGTCGCACAGATCCTTGACAATACCTCTGCACTCTATGCCGAAGAGAATGAAGACAAACTCAAACTGCTTCTCAGTCTGCTTGAACCGTTTATGATGCTCTTTATCGGTGTGGTTGTAGGGGTCATCGTCTCAGCGATGCTTCTACCTATCTTTACGATGACACAAGGATTACAATAA
- a CDS encoding prepilin-type N-terminal cleavage/methylation domain-containing protein translates to MPTIQRYNTSKGFSLLELLIVILIISMVYFLGFEGVEIGEQKPKALTPLNLKSNIRSSELFRGEGTLLCIDECRACYFRPDLSSPFEAYTSPIDLTNIQAYTLDSYDALTRVEYGRYQDQEICLVMDFFKNGSSTQLILKNEEGSYFLPAFFGDPQRFSTPEEAKEYWLRNTTLASDSGAFY, encoded by the coding sequence ATGCCCACTATCCAGAGATATAACACGAGCAAAGGATTCTCTCTTCTAGAGCTTCTCATTGTTATTCTCATTATCTCCATGGTCTATTTTCTTGGTTTTGAGGGGGTTGAAATAGGGGAACAAAAACCAAAAGCGCTCACTCCCCTGAATCTTAAATCCAATATACGCTCATCCGAGCTCTTTAGGGGAGAGGGTACCCTTCTCTGTATCGATGAGTGTCGTGCCTGTTACTTCAGACCGGATCTCTCCTCCCCGTTTGAGGCGTATACAAGTCCTATAGACCTCACCAATATACAAGCCTATACACTTGACAGCTATGATGCACTGACCCGTGTCGAATATGGGCGCTACCAAGATCAGGAGATCTGTCTGGTCATGGATTTTTTCAAGAATGGAAGCTCCACACAGCTCATTTTAAAAAATGAGGAGGGAAGCTATTTTCTTCCTGCATTTTTTGGAGATCCTCAACGCTTTTCTACCCCCGAAGAAGCAAAAGAGTATTGGTTGAGGAACACGACTTTGGCATCCGACAGCGGAGCGTTCTATTGA
- the gspG gene encoding type II secretion system major pseudopilin GspG, whose translation MKKNMTLRAGFSLIELLIVIVILGGLVAVVAPGLMDAADEAKRDTVCLKMNDLGKRLDMFKLDNGTYPETEEGFEALLSNPDPDKYPNYRAKPYLKEMPKDSWKTPFVYIKKGEGFELISFAADRKEGGEESNRDILFSECNK comes from the coding sequence ATGAAAAAAAACATGACGCTAAGAGCCGGTTTCTCTCTGATAGAACTACTCATCGTGATCGTTATTCTTGGAGGACTTGTTGCTGTTGTGGCACCAGGACTTATGGATGCTGCAGATGAGGCCAAAAGAGATACAGTCTGTTTAAAAATGAACGATCTGGGAAAGAGACTCGACATGTTCAAACTTGATAACGGGACCTACCCTGAAACAGAAGAGGGGTTTGAAGCACTGTTAAGCAACCCGGATCCGGATAAATACCCTAATTACCGTGCAAAACCCTACCTCAAGGAGATGCCTAAAGACTCATGGAAAACACCTTTTGTCTATATCAAGAAAGGAGAAGGGTTCGAACTCATCTCCTTTGCTGCGGACAGAAAAGAGGGTGGAGAAGAGAGCAATAGAGATATTCTCTTCAGTGAATGTAACAAATAA